In one Tripterygium wilfordii isolate XIE 37 chromosome 22, ASM1340144v1, whole genome shotgun sequence genomic region, the following are encoded:
- the LOC119990512 gene encoding biotin carboxyl carrier protein of acetyl-CoA carboxylase 1, chloroplastic-like isoform X2 codes for MLWGLQPGWKRPTVVKAQLNDVAIGGPSNDAAIPQSKPDTAAVEAKDSKPSDECSAPVLATEESISEFITQVASLVKLVDSKDIVELQLKQLDWEVVIRKKEALPQPPPPAPVAMMHSFPPSMAMPATPPPAVPAPSVPSPSAPAASPPSAAKPSKSSTPPLKCPMAGTFYRSAAPGEPPFVKVGDKIQKGQVLCIIEAMKLMNEIEADRSGTITEILAEDGKPVSVDLPLFVIEP; via the exons ATGCTGTGGGGTTTGCAGCCTGGTTGGAAGCGTCCTACTGTGGTGAAGGCCCAATTGAACGAT GTTGCTATTGGTGGGCCATCAAATGATGCAGCTATCCCTCAATCTAAACCGGACACAGCAGCAGTTGAAGCGAAGGATTCCAAGCCTTCAGATGAGTGTTCAGCTCCAGTCTTGGCTACAGAGGAATCAATCTCTGAGTTTATTACTCAAGTTGCTAGTCTTGTAAA GCTAGTAGATTCGAAAGATATTGTGGAGTTGCAGTTGAAACAACTTGATTGGGAAGTAGTAATTCGGAAAAAGGAGGCCTTGCCTCAACCACCACCACCTGCTCCAGTTGCTATGATGCATTCATTTCCTCCATCAATGGCAATGCCGGCAACCCCTCCTCCAGCTGTCCCTGCACCTTCTGTCCCATCACCCTCTGCCCCAGCTGCATCACCTCCTTCTGCAGCCAAACCATCTAAGTCATCAACGCCACCACTCAAATGCCCTATGGCAGGCACATTCTATAGAAGTGCAGCACCTGGTGAACCACCATTTGTGAAG GTTGGAGACAAAATACAGAAGGGACAGGTTCTATGCATCATTGAGGCCATGAAATTGATGAATGAAATAGAA GCTGATCGATCTGGAACCATAACTGAGATCCTTGCCGAGGATGGGAAGCCAGTCAGTGTCGACTTG CCTCTTTTTGTGATCGAACCCTAG
- the LOC119992278 gene encoding INO80 complex subunit D-like: MADTDPKPMTIDGSDQNLALARSQYLTRHEVLTRRSRRVRQLARVYRDQMEKVKAKYRDYYWVYGKSPFKEDEKKTIGLESGTDGAGENGRFGVGTGDVEGKCAVAGCKAKAMPLMRLCHAHIPSDSKQKVYTGCTYVIMSAHAGPILCGKPVLRSTIPVLCATHLQKSEKYLKQALKKQGLNVTSPSKLVLKFHMMVTE; the protein is encoded by the exons ATGGCCGATACGGATCCTAAACCCATGACCATCGATGGCTCAGACCAAAACTTGGCCCTCGCGCGCTCCCAATACCTAACGCGGCATGAGGTTCTGACTCGGCGATCCCGGCGAGTTAGGCAACTTGCCCGGGTCTACAGGGACCAAATGGAGAAGGTCAAGGCCAAGTACAGGGACTACTACTGGGTATACGGAAAGAGCCCCTTCAAGGAGGATGAGAAGAAGACAATCGGCCTTGAAAGCGGGACGGATGGAGCAGGAGAGAATGGCCGGTTCGGGGTTGGGACTGGGGACGTTGAGGGAAAGTGTGCTGTAGCCGGTTGCAAGGCAAAGGCGATGCCTTTGATGAGGTTATGTCATGCCCATATTCCGTCTGATTCTAAACAGAAGGTGTACACTGGATGCACATATGTGATCATGAG TGCACACGCAGGGCCTATTTTATGTGGGAAACCAGTATTGAGATCAACAATTCCTGTCCTATGCGCCACGCATTTGCAGAAGTCAGAAAAATATCTCAAACAAGCTTTGAAAAAGCAAGGTCTTAATGTAACTTCTCCAAGTAAGCTTGTGCTGAAATTTCATATGATGGTCACAGAATAA
- the LOC119990512 gene encoding biotin carboxyl carrier protein of acetyl-CoA carboxylase 1, chloroplastic-like isoform X1, with product MASSSFSAAAAATASAVTKSTISLPHLFCNTSNNNVHSSSLSRVSFRVSPKPKLRFFIKPGWKRPTVVKAQLNDVAIGGPSNDAAIPQSKPDTAAVEAKDSKPSDECSAPVLATEESISEFITQVASLVKLVDSKDIVELQLKQLDWEVVIRKKEALPQPPPPAPVAMMHSFPPSMAMPATPPPAVPAPSVPSPSAPAASPPSAAKPSKSSTPPLKCPMAGTFYRSAAPGEPPFVKVGDKIQKGQVLCIIEAMKLMNEIEADRSGTITEILAEDGKPVSVDLPLFVIEP from the exons ATGGCTTCTTCCTCGTTCTCCGCGGCTGCAGCTGCTACGGCGTCCGCTGTGACCAAGAGCACCATTAGTTTGCCTCATTTATTCTGCAACACCAGCAACAACAACGTtcactcttcctctctctcaagaGTCTCCTTCCGAGTCTCTCCCAAACCCAAACTCAGATTTTTCATCAAG CCTGGTTGGAAGCGTCCTACTGTGGTGAAGGCCCAATTGAACGAT GTTGCTATTGGTGGGCCATCAAATGATGCAGCTATCCCTCAATCTAAACCGGACACAGCAGCAGTTGAAGCGAAGGATTCCAAGCCTTCAGATGAGTGTTCAGCTCCAGTCTTGGCTACAGAGGAATCAATCTCTGAGTTTATTACTCAAGTTGCTAGTCTTGTAAA GCTAGTAGATTCGAAAGATATTGTGGAGTTGCAGTTGAAACAACTTGATTGGGAAGTAGTAATTCGGAAAAAGGAGGCCTTGCCTCAACCACCACCACCTGCTCCAGTTGCTATGATGCATTCATTTCCTCCATCAATGGCAATGCCGGCAACCCCTCCTCCAGCTGTCCCTGCACCTTCTGTCCCATCACCCTCTGCCCCAGCTGCATCACCTCCTTCTGCAGCCAAACCATCTAAGTCATCAACGCCACCACTCAAATGCCCTATGGCAGGCACATTCTATAGAAGTGCAGCACCTGGTGAACCACCATTTGTGAAG GTTGGAGACAAAATACAGAAGGGACAGGTTCTATGCATCATTGAGGCCATGAAATTGATGAATGAAATAGAA GCTGATCGATCTGGAACCATAACTGAGATCCTTGCCGAGGATGGGAAGCCAGTCAGTGTCGACTTG CCTCTTTTTGTGATCGAACCCTAG